A single window of Polaribacter sp. SA4-10 DNA harbors:
- a CDS encoding lipopolysaccharide assembly protein LapB has protein sequence MKLKYLVYISFLFSTFCVLSQDMKEGFTYLETGKYKQAETFFKEILKTYPTNKTARLCYGRAIGLNGKAKKAVTLFTNLLKDFPSDFEVKLNYAESMLWDKNYPDAKVYYQTLLKENDKSFAALLGYANTLSNLKEFEDALITVDKALVVLPGNPNALVSKKYMRLGLASTKVTDQKYDEAETILKENFTSFKEDKETLLNLANLYLISKQIDKALKTYDVIGKIPGNKISSLIGISLVHHLNADDKTALEYSKKALESVHKETPKAINDQAIERYVQALIWNKKYSLADAEINKLFDTRKELENWMLSLRATLNVYKSDFKKSLKDYNLILEKDSASFDGNLGKANVLKASGYINEAYKSAENTLVFYKKQKDATNFIKQLDLSFTPFVETKFSHSFDNGNNEADAYDVKTEIPFSTKFKLLATYNYRTTSNSTTGLKATTNNLLLGASYQLKNNLTLKGSFGVTSSDSDESKYSQLLTDISLNIKPFKLQNLELGYKRDIQNFNAALLDEQIVQNNLILNYSLNTNFNLGWFTQYYYTWQSDENARNLLFTSLYYNILAKPSIKGGINYQNLSFKLQVPNTYFSPSKFNAVEIFINLIKPVAAAKNKEWFYGLTAATGLQYIEDDDGLSTYRVQANLGYKFSERALINLYGLQSNIASAVANAGSNGFTYTEFGFRFKWYFLSKPLYKK, from the coding sequence ATGAAATTGAAGTATCTTGTATATATATCATTCCTTTTTTCTACATTTTGTGTGCTTTCACAAGATATGAAAGAAGGCTTTACGTATTTAGAAACTGGTAAATACAAACAAGCAGAAACCTTTTTTAAAGAAATTTTAAAAACATACCCAACAAATAAAACAGCAAGACTTTGTTACGGAAGAGCTATTGGTTTAAATGGTAAGGCAAAAAAAGCGGTAACTCTTTTTACAAATCTTCTAAAAGATTTTCCGTCCGATTTTGAAGTTAAATTAAATTACGCAGAGTCCATGCTTTGGGATAAAAATTATCCTGATGCAAAAGTCTATTATCAAACACTACTAAAAGAGAACGATAAAAGTTTTGCTGCACTATTAGGGTATGCAAATACGTTGTCTAATTTAAAAGAGTTTGAAGATGCTTTAATTACTGTAGATAAGGCGTTGGTTGTTTTACCAGGGAATCCAAATGCATTGGTTTCTAAAAAATATATGAGATTAGGTTTGGCGAGTACAAAAGTAACCGATCAAAAATATGATGAAGCTGAAACAATTTTAAAAGAAAATTTCACCTCTTTTAAAGAGGATAAAGAAACATTATTAAACCTTGCAAATTTGTATTTAATTTCTAAACAGATAGATAAAGCATTAAAAACATATGATGTAATAGGAAAAATACCTGGAAATAAAATAAGTTCATTAATAGGAATCTCTTTAGTGCATCATTTAAATGCTGATGATAAAACGGCTTTAGAGTACAGTAAAAAAGCCTTAGAAAGTGTTCATAAAGAGACTCCTAAAGCTATAAATGATCAAGCTATAGAAAGATATGTTCAAGCTTTAATTTGGAATAAAAAGTATTCTTTAGCAGATGCAGAAATTAATAAATTATTTGATACTCGTAAAGAACTTGAAAATTGGATGCTTTCTTTAAGAGCAACGCTGAATGTTTATAAAAGCGACTTTAAAAAAAGTTTGAAGGATTACAACTTAATCTTAGAAAAAGACAGTGCTTCTTTTGATGGTAATCTTGGAAAAGCAAATGTTTTAAAAGCTTCTGGTTATATTAATGAAGCTTATAAAAGTGCTGAAAACACTTTAGTTTTTTATAAGAAACAAAAAGATGCAACGAACTTTATAAAACAATTAGATTTAAGTTTTACTCCTTTTGTAGAAACAAAATTTTCTCACTCTTTTGATAACGGAAACAATGAAGCAGATGCATACGATGTAAAAACAGAAATTCCTTTTTCAACTAAATTTAAACTTTTAGCTACTTATAATTATAGAACAACATCTAATAGTACTACTGGTTTAAAGGCTACAACAAATAACTTATTACTAGGTGCTTCTTATCAATTAAAAAATAATTTAACCCTAAAAGGAAGTTTTGGAGTTACGTCTTCTGATTCTGATGAAAGTAAATACAGTCAACTCTTAACAGACATTTCTCTTAACATAAAACCATTTAAACTTCAGAATTTAGAGTTAGGTTATAAAAGAGATATTCAAAATTTTAACGCTGCATTATTAGATGAACAAATTGTACAAAACAACCTTATTCTAAATTACAGCCTAAATACTAACTTTAATTTAGGTTGGTTTACGCAGTATTATTATACATGGCAAAGTGATGAAAATGCAAGGAATTTGTTGTTTACTTCTTTGTATTATAACATCTTAGCAAAACCGTCAATAAAAGGTGGTATTAATTATCAAAATTTATCTTTTAAACTACAGGTACCAAATACTTATTTTAGTCCTAGTAAATTTAACGCTGTAGAAATATTTATTAATCTTATAAAACCTGTAGCTGCTGCTAAAAATAAAGAATGGTTTTATGGATTAACAGCTGCTACAGGTTTGCAATATATAGAAGATGATGATGGTTTAAGTACTTATAGAGTTCAAGCTAATTTAGGATATAAGTTTTCTGAAAGAGCGCTCATAAATTTATACGGACTTCAAAGTAACATTGCTTCTGCAGTTGCCAATGCAGGTTCAAATGGTTTTACATATACAGAATTTGGCTTCCGATTTAAATGGTATTTTTTAAGTAAACCTTTATATAAAAAATAA
- a CDS encoding oligosaccharide flippase family protein, with protein MAISLPFKNKISPEQIFMLSVLIVNGGNYLYNLILGRFLGPEKFADAAIMVTFLLVLSFVAMTFQLVTAKFSVIFEDTIFKTFISRVYKNASIVGVILGIVVVLFSSQLQVFFKTTTSNMFVIFGVGIPFYFLMSVNRGVFQGNKQLTSLSITYQLEMISRLLITFGLLYFLDVESSLLIAIGILCSFIIGLFPFKFHKFSLLKNIKLDVSESKLVRNFFIITAFYEFTQIIINNSDILLVKHYFESYEAGLYASLALIGRVVYFIAWMFVMLLLPTVVQLKKDGKPTLPILLKYVSYIAIIATTIILGCYFFPIQIIKVLFGDSYLAITPLLWKYALATGIFAISNIFAYYYLSLDKYIPVVLSGIFGMLQIGLIILFHDSLEQVVHVQIIAMFLLLFVQLSFFFFKNLKEVN; from the coding sequence ATGGCAATTTCTTTACCTTTTAAAAATAAAATTTCTCCAGAACAAATATTCATGTTAAGTGTTTTAATTGTTAATGGAGGAAATTATTTATACAATTTAATTTTAGGTAGATTTTTAGGGCCAGAAAAATTTGCAGACGCTGCTATTATGGTTACTTTTTTATTAGTACTCTCTTTTGTAGCAATGACTTTTCAATTAGTAACAGCAAAGTTTTCAGTAATTTTTGAAGACACTATTTTTAAAACCTTTATTTCTAGAGTTTATAAAAATGCTTCTATTGTTGGAGTGATTTTAGGAATAGTAGTTGTTTTATTTTCTTCACAATTACAAGTTTTCTTTAAAACAACAACTTCTAATATGTTTGTTATTTTTGGGGTTGGTATTCCTTTTTACTTTTTAATGAGTGTAAATAGAGGTGTTTTTCAAGGTAATAAACAGTTAACATCTTTGTCTATTACGTATCAATTAGAAATGATTAGTCGTTTACTAATCACCTTTGGTTTATTATATTTTCTAGATGTAGAATCCTCATTATTAATTGCAATAGGAATTTTATGCTCATTTATAATTGGTCTATTCCCTTTTAAATTTCATAAGTTCTCTCTTTTAAAGAATATTAAATTAGATGTTTCTGAGTCTAAACTCGTTCGTAATTTTTTCATTATTACTGCATTTTATGAGTTCACTCAGATTATTATTAATAATAGTGATATCCTTTTGGTAAAACATTATTTTGAATCTTACGAAGCGGGTTTATATGCATCTTTAGCATTAATTGGTAGAGTTGTTTATTTTATAGCTTGGATGTTTGTAATGCTTTTATTACCAACAGTTGTTCAACTAAAAAAAGATGGAAAACCTACATTACCAATTTTATTAAAATATGTAAGTTATATTGCCATAATAGCTACCACAATCATTTTGGGCTGTTATTTTTTTCCAATTCAAATTATTAAAGTTTTATTTGGTGACAGCTATTTAGCGATTACTCCATTATTATGGAAATATGCCTTAGCTACAGGAATATTTGCCATCTCAAACATATTTGCATATTATTATTTGTCTTTAGATAAATATATTCCAGTTGTATTATCTGGTATTTTTGGAATGCTACAAATAGGACTAATTATTCTATTTCATGACTCTTTAGAACAAGTTGTTCATGTTCAAATTATAGCAATGTTTTTATTGTTATTTGTGCAATTAAGTTTCTTCTTTTTTAAGAATTTAAAAGAAGTAAACTAA
- a CDS encoding glycosyltransferase — protein sequence MKLAIVTAYPPSKVTLNEYAYHLVKSFRQSKKVTELILLTDETPEGKDINFTENGCKITVKECWKFNSYSNTRGVIKAVNQTKPDAILFNLQFMKFGDKKVVAALGLTLPLICKMKGIPTIVLLHNILEQVDLDSAGFTSNKLAQKVYNLIGTSLTKLILKADLVAVTMDKYVTTLENKYKVDNVKMIPHGTFEIPENPSQKLPEGPLKVMTFGKFGTYKKVESMIEAVEIVRKETGLDLEIVIAGTDNPNVPGYLANAKETYKNVPQLTFTGYVEEVEVAPLFTESAVVVFPYTSTTGSSGVLHQAGSYGRAVVMPNLGDLATLIEDEGYRGEFFEPESVTSLANAIKAIVTNDTYRIQLGEANYKAATAFPMERITGIYLDEFDKIIAKNK from the coding sequence ATGAAATTAGCAATTGTAACAGCATATCCACCAAGTAAAGTTACTTTAAATGAGTATGCATATCATTTAGTAAAAAGCTTTAGACAAAGTAAAAAAGTAACAGAATTAATTTTGTTAACGGATGAAACTCCAGAAGGAAAAGATATTAATTTCACTGAAAATGGATGTAAAATTACGGTAAAAGAATGTTGGAAGTTTAATAGCTACTCAAATACTAGAGGCGTTATAAAAGCCGTTAATCAAACAAAACCAGATGCCATTCTGTTTAACTTACAGTTTATGAAGTTTGGAGATAAAAAAGTGGTTGCTGCACTAGGTTTAACCTTGCCTTTAATTTGTAAAATGAAAGGGATTCCAACAATTGTTTTATTACATAATATTTTAGAACAAGTAGACTTAGATAGTGCTGGTTTTACATCTAATAAATTGGCCCAAAAAGTGTACAATTTGATAGGAACATCATTAACAAAGCTAATTTTAAAGGCAGATTTAGTTGCTGTAACTATGGATAAATATGTTACAACTTTAGAGAATAAATATAAAGTTGATAATGTTAAAATGATTCCTCATGGAACTTTTGAAATACCAGAAAATCCATCACAAAAATTACCAGAAGGACCTTTAAAAGTGATGACTTTTGGGAAATTTGGAACTTACAAAAAAGTGGAGTCTATGATTGAAGCTGTAGAAATTGTAAGAAAAGAAACGGGTTTAGATTTAGAAATTGTAATTGCAGGAACAGACAACCCAAATGTACCAGGTTATTTAGCAAATGCTAAAGAAACCTATAAAAATGTACCACAACTTACTTTTACAGGTTATGTAGAAGAAGTAGAAGTAGCGCCATTGTTTACTGAAAGTGCTGTGGTTGTTTTTCCTTATACTTCTACAACAGGAAGTTCTGGAGTTTTACACCAAGCAGGAAGTTATGGTAGAGCAGTAGTAATGCCAAATTTAGGTGATTTAGCAACTTTAATTGAAGATGAAGGTTATAGAGGTGAGTTTTTTGAGCCAGAAAGTGTAACTAGTTTAGCAAATGCAATTAAAGCAATTGTTACTAATGACACGTATAGAATTCAATTAGGTGAAGCCAATTATAAAGCTGCAACTGCTTTTCCTATGGAAAGAATTACCGGTATTTATTTAGACGAATTTGATAAGATTATAGCTAAAAATAAATAA
- a CDS encoding glycoside hydrolase family 2 TIM barrel-domain containing protein, which produces MVKTNRKILRGILMGTYLFIIGILLFLVSSLYGFLNTGADRSKMLHTEVKKVEQYLPKISWKNDGNEGRNISQQKINAVENDYLDAWYVKQVAYKTNTRAGIKDYFTKNARKNIYNILDFNKSNKISVESTTLQHNLDIEFFSEDGQLIILKDTNVLEYKKVFKDTKLILEATEVSTYRFVLLLEDGFWRIRHMVKEASEKYKETPQKTTIATTDIKGINYYPQATPWNMYGDEFDIHIIETDFKIIKEANLNSIRIFVPYEDFGKANVKFDKIEKLQKVLDAAKEEELKVVITLFDFYGNYDVLDWTLNHRHAEIIVEKFKDHEAILAWDVKNEPNLDFDSRGKENVTAWLDFMIILIKSIDKKHPVTIGWSNTRSATILQDKVDVVSFHYYDKLADFDVEYHKLKNKIKNNKPIILQEFGLSSYGGLWRPFVGSEEKQANYYKEIQKILTKDAIPFISWTLYDFDKVPKEVLGRLPWRTNPQKKFGFISNTGKKKLSYKYISK; this is translated from the coding sequence ATGGTAAAAACGAATAGAAAAATTCTTAGAGGTATTTTAATGGGTACTTACCTTTTTATAATTGGTATTCTTTTATTCTTAGTAAGTTCTTTGTACGGTTTTTTAAATACAGGTGCAGATAGAAGTAAAATGTTGCACACAGAAGTTAAAAAAGTAGAGCAATATTTACCGAAAATTTCTTGGAAGAATGATGGAAATGAAGGGAGAAATATAAGTCAGCAAAAAATAAATGCTGTTGAAAACGATTATTTAGATGCTTGGTACGTAAAACAAGTTGCCTACAAAACAAATACAAGAGCTGGTATAAAAGATTATTTTACTAAAAATGCAAGAAAAAATATTTACAATATATTAGATTTTAACAAATCTAATAAGATTTCGGTAGAATCTACTACCCTACAGCATAACTTAGATATTGAGTTTTTTAGTGAAGACGGACAATTAATAATCTTAAAAGACACAAATGTTTTAGAGTATAAAAAAGTATTTAAAGACACTAAATTAATTTTAGAAGCTACAGAAGTTTCAACCTATAGATTTGTTTTATTGCTAGAAGATGGTTTTTGGCGAATTAGACATATGGTAAAAGAGGCTTCAGAAAAATATAAAGAAACACCTCAAAAAACAACAATTGCTACTACTGATATAAAAGGTATAAACTATTATCCACAGGCAACACCTTGGAATATGTATGGTGATGAATTTGATATTCATATTATTGAAACCGATTTTAAAATTATTAAAGAAGCTAATTTAAATTCAATTAGAATCTTTGTGCCTTATGAAGATTTTGGAAAAGCTAATGTAAAATTTGATAAGATAGAAAAACTACAGAAAGTTTTAGATGCAGCAAAAGAAGAGGAGTTAAAAGTTGTTATCACTTTATTCGATTTTTACGGTAATTATGATGTTTTAGATTGGACATTAAACCATAGACATGCAGAAATAATTGTTGAAAAATTTAAAGATCATGAAGCTATTTTAGCTTGGGATGTTAAAAATGAACCTAACTTAGATTTTGATTCTAGAGGAAAAGAAAATGTAACTGCTTGGTTAGATTTTATGATTATTTTAATAAAATCTATAGATAAAAAACACCCTGTAACTATTGGTTGGTCTAACACAAGAAGTGCTACTATTTTACAAGATAAGGTAGATGTAGTTTCTTTTCATTATTATGATAAACTTGCTGATTTTGATGTAGAATATCACAAATTAAAAAATAAAATTAAAAATAACAAACCTATCATTTTACAAGAATTTGGATTGTCTTCTTATGGTGGTTTATGGAGACCTTTTGTTGGCTCTGAAGAAAAACAAGCCAACTATTATAAAGAAATACAAAAAATCCTGACAAAAGATGCTATCCCCTTTATTTCATGGACTTTGTATGATTTTGATAAAGTGCCAAAAGAAGTCTTAGGAAGACTTCCTTGGCGAACAAATCCTCAAAAAAAATTCGGATTTATTTCTAATACGGGTAAGAAAAAATTATCTTATAAATATATTTCTAAGTAA
- a CDS encoding response regulator, with the protein MKVLAIDDQRLVLIPLESRLKELGYEVLTGVNALKGIELFDSFQPDLVIVDLNMPEVSGIEVVKHIRETKKLETPIMILSGNTDDEIITESFDLGVNDYMKKPLSLTEVCARVKKLIGVPENSNKDLKKNNVIIQQRCVGVVIPCYDEEKRLSSAEFTDYIKKNSGYHLCFVNDGSKDNTLQVLNDLRKGREEFITVYDCEKNGGKAEAVRQGMLFMAQKEDLDYIGFLDADLSTDLADFDDLVKTIEKSEFKIVSGSRISRMGADITKESARKIISLTINFIIRKILKMDFNDTQCGAKIFHKDVIEISFGDKFITQWIFDVEIFRRITHHFGLKKAKEILCEQPLKRWIHADGSKLSMKDSVKIVGQLGQIAWHYRRKK; encoded by the coding sequence ATGAAAGTATTAGCCATAGATGATCAAAGATTAGTTTTAATACCTTTAGAGAGTAGGTTAAAAGAATTAGGTTATGAAGTCTTAACAGGAGTAAATGCTTTAAAAGGAATAGAGTTATTTGATTCTTTTCAACCAGATTTGGTAATTGTAGATTTAAATATGCCAGAAGTTTCTGGTATTGAAGTTGTAAAACATATTAGAGAAACTAAAAAGTTAGAGACCCCAATCATGATTTTATCAGGAAATACTGATGATGAAATTATTACTGAAAGTTTTGATTTAGGGGTAAATGATTATATGAAAAAGCCTTTAAGTTTAACAGAGGTTTGTGCAAGAGTAAAGAAGTTAATAGGTGTTCCAGAAAATTCAAATAAAGATTTAAAGAAAAATAATGTTATTATTCAACAAAGATGTGTTGGAGTTGTAATTCCTTGTTATGATGAAGAGAAAAGGCTGTCTAGTGCAGAGTTTACAGATTATATTAAGAAAAATTCTGGTTACCATTTATGTTTTGTAAACGATGGAAGTAAAGATAATACCTTACAAGTCTTAAATGACTTAAGAAAGGGTAGAGAGGAATTTATTACTGTTTATGATTGTGAAAAAAATGGAGGTAAAGCAGAAGCTGTTAGACAAGGAATGTTGTTTATGGCTCAAAAAGAAGATTTAGATTACATTGGTTTTTTAGATGCAGATTTATCTACAGATTTAGCAGATTTTGATGATTTAGTAAAAACGATAGAAAAATCAGAATTTAAAATAGTAAGTGGTTCTAGAATTAGTAGAATGGGCGCAGATATTACAAAAGAATCTGCTAGAAAAATAATAAGTCTAACCATTAATTTTATTATTAGAAAGATTTTAAAAATGGATTTTAATGACACACAATGTGGAGCTAAAATCTTTCATAAAGATGTAATTGAAATCTCTTTTGGAGACAAATTTATAACGCAATGGATTTTTGATGTTGAAATATTTAGAAGAATAACGCATCATTTTGGCTTAAAAAAAGCAAAAGAAATTCTATGTGAGCAACCTTTAAAAAGATGGATTCATGCAGATGGTTCTAAACTATCTATGAAAGATTCTGTTAAAATTGTTGGTCAGTTAGGACAAATTGCTTGGCATTATAGAAGAAAAAAATAA
- a CDS encoding glycosyltransferase encodes MKKGIIIVFSNDENKIDQDQFINLFIQDDVKICLVNNGSKDNTLEVLEAVKSEINTDISILDIKKDNGTNAAVKAGARFLFSIKDLKFILLIKPNMLTDFNDLENQLEILKKTEDTFKSKLKRNTKRKTLKEVYSYDDLLAI; translated from the coding sequence ATGAAAAAAGGAATAATAATAGTGTTTTCAAACGATGAAAATAAAATTGACCAAGATCAATTTATAAATTTATTTATTCAGGATGATGTTAAGATTTGTCTTGTAAATAACGGAAGTAAAGACAATACTTTAGAAGTCTTAGAGGCTGTTAAAAGTGAAATTAATACAGATATATCTATTTTAGATATAAAGAAAGATAATGGTACAAATGCGGCAGTAAAGGCTGGAGCTAGGTTTTTATTTAGTATTAAAGATTTAAAATTTATTCTTTTAATAAAGCCAAATATGTTAACTGATTTTAATGATTTAGAAAATCAATTAGAAATTCTAAAAAAAACAGAAGACACTTTCAAAAGTAAGTTAAAAAGGAATACTAAAAGAAAAACATTAAAAGAAGTATACTCTTATGATGATCTTTTAGCTATTTAA
- a CDS encoding NAD-dependent deacylase: protein MKKLVILTGAGISAESGIKTFRDSDGLWEGHDVMEVASPEGFAANSELVLDFYNQRRKQLLAVSPNKGHFNLVALEKYFDVEIITQNVDDLHERAKSTKITHLHGELLKVRSSDDENIVLDWKKDLNLGHLCTKGSQLRPHVVWFGEMVPMLDKAIEITRKANILVIIGTSMQVYPAASLINHIKPNIPIYFIDPKPSVSKNEFNNLTIIKDVASTGTDKLIALLNS from the coding sequence ATGAAAAAACTTGTAATTTTAACTGGAGCAGGAATTTCTGCAGAAAGCGGCATAAAAACTTTTAGAGATTCTGATGGTTTATGGGAAGGACATGATGTAATGGAAGTAGCTTCTCCTGAAGGATTTGCTGCAAACTCAGAATTAGTTTTGGATTTTTATAATCAAAGAAGAAAGCAGTTATTAGCCGTTTCCCCTAATAAAGGTCATTTCAACTTAGTAGCATTAGAAAAATATTTTGATGTTGAAATTATTACTCAAAATGTAGATGACTTGCACGAAAGAGCTAAAAGCACTAAAATTACTCATTTACATGGAGAACTTTTAAAGGTTAGAAGTTCTGACGATGAAAATATTGTTTTAGATTGGAAAAAAGATTTGAATTTAGGACATTTATGTACAAAAGGAAGCCAATTAAGACCACATGTTGTTTGGTTTGGAGAAATGGTACCAATGTTAGATAAAGCAATAGAAATTACAAGGAAAGCTAATATTCTAGTAATTATAGGTACTTCTATGCAAGTCTATCCTGCAGCTAGTTTAATTAATCATATTAAACCAAATATTCCTATTTATTTTATAGACCCTAAACCATCAGTATCTAAAAATGAATTTAATAATTTAACGATTATTAAGGATGTAGCAAGTACTGGTACAGATAAATTAATAGCGCTATTAAATAGCTAA
- a CDS encoding RNA methyltransferase, giving the protein MIDEKLLEYFEGYLTDKRKNLFRKILDDRTRHFTVVLEDIYQAHNASAVVRTCDIFGVQDVHAIENKYTNKVSRHVAKGSQKWLNQYRYRTDGDNTKECLDNLRKKGYQIIATTPHNDSCLLQDFDVTKKSAFVFGVEAEGVSETVKEQADGFLKIPMVGFTESLNISVAAAIILQDVTTKLRNSDLDWRLSKEEKEILYFDWVKKTIKNVDKIEAHYYQKQKEES; this is encoded by the coding sequence ATGATTGATGAGAAATTACTTGAATATTTTGAAGGCTATTTAACGGATAAAAGAAAAAACCTTTTTAGAAAAATTTTAGACGATAGAACAAGACATTTTACAGTTGTTTTAGAAGATATTTATCAGGCTCATAATGCGAGTGCTGTGGTAAGAACTTGTGATATTTTTGGGGTACAAGATGTGCATGCCATAGAAAATAAATATACAAATAAAGTTTCTAGACATGTTGCAAAAGGTTCGCAAAAGTGGTTAAATCAATATAGATATAGAACAGATGGTGATAATACCAAGGAATGCTTAGATAATTTACGCAAAAAAGGATATCAAATTATTGCTACAACTCCTCATAACGATTCTTGTTTACTACAAGATTTTGATGTTACTAAAAAATCTGCATTTGTATTTGGTGTGGAAGCAGAAGGGGTGTCTGAAACCGTGAAAGAACAAGCAGATGGTTTTTTAAAAATACCTATGGTTGGTTTTACTGAAAGCCTAAATATCTCTGTTGCAGCTGCAATTATCCTTCAAGATGTAACTACAAAACTTAGAAATTCTGATTTAGATTGGCGTTTATCAAAAGAAGAAAAAGAAATTTTGTATTTTGATTGGGTAAAGAAAACAATAAAAAATGTTGATAAAATTGAAGCACATTATTATCAAAAACAAAAAGAAGAATCTTAA
- a CDS encoding YdeI/OmpD-associated family protein, translated as MLIKLKHIIIKNKKKNLKVNLDHFSLTKQREYTDYISGAKRELIKRKRFEKMIAMILNGIVLHVNIRIVKLHLSLLRRQESIVSIKSSIDFCLH; from the coding sequence ATGTTGATAAAATTGAAGCACATTATTATCAAAAACAAAAAGAAGAATCTTAAAGTAAATTTGGATCATTTTTCTTTAACTAAACAAAGAGAATACACAGATTATATTTCTGGAGCTAAAAGGGAACTGATAAAGCGAAAAAGATTCGAAAAAATGATTGCAATGATATTAAATGGAATAGTACTTCACGTTAATATCAGAATTGTCAAGCTTCATTTGTCATTATTACGAAGGCAGGAATCAATAGTAAGCATTAAAAGTAGCATAGATTTTTGTCTACACTAG
- a CDS encoding DUF4258 domain-containing protein — protein sequence MLVKRIFYYLVGLSLGSIAVYFFWQKKNASFDYGMDARTLKTIRIKERIFSDEAKRAMLQYDIDTLKISTILYKGDVDFSKSNQRIKPCPEYYITGNGDLKSVSLYVKRCDSIATIEKVIVE from the coding sequence ATGCTCGTAAAAAGAATTTTTTATTATTTAGTAGGATTATCTCTAGGTTCTATTGCTGTTTACTTCTTTTGGCAAAAGAAAAATGCTTCTTTTGATTATGGAATGGATGCAAGAACTCTAAAAACAATTAGAATTAAGGAAAGAATTTTTTCTGATGAAGCAAAAAGAGCAATGCTTCAATACGATATTGATACACTAAAAATTTCTACAATTTTGTATAAAGGTGATGTTGATTTTTCAAAAAGTAATCAAAGAATAAAACCTTGTCCTGAATACTATATTACAGGTAATGGAGATTTAAAATCTGTTAGTTTATATGTAAAACGTTGTGATTCTATAGCTACTATAGAGAAAGTAATTGTAGAATAA